One region of Marivirga arenosa genomic DNA includes:
- a CDS encoding DUF2200 domain-containing protein: MATTPEHDAKIAKITFSSVYPHYISKNEKKGRTKKELLEVIEWLTGFNENDLNNLIEDKVTFQTFFEKAKLNPHAELITGVICGHRIEEIETPLTKQVRYLDKLVDELAKGKKMEKILRSSQ, encoded by the coding sequence ATTGCAACTACCCCCGAACATGATGCCAAAATAGCTAAGATCACCTTCTCCTCTGTATACCCTCATTATATCTCAAAAAATGAAAAGAAAGGGAGAACAAAAAAAGAACTTTTAGAGGTCATAGAATGGCTTACTGGCTTCAATGAAAATGACTTGAATAATCTTATTGAGGATAAGGTAACTTTTCAAACATTCTTCGAAAAAGCAAAATTGAATCCTCATGCTGAATTGATTACAGGGGTTATCTGCGGACATAGAATAGAAGAAATTGAAACACCTCTGACCAAACAAGTACGCTATTTGGATAAATTGGTGGATGAACTAGCGAAAGGGAAAAAGATGGAGAAGATATTAAGGAGTTCTCAATAA
- a CDS encoding group III truncated hemoglobin, with protein MSDVESRSDIKSLVTKFYSKVREDELLGPIFNKHIANDEWPIHLEKLTDFWESNLFRVQKFKGNPTLKHIKVDQHSNHSIQQLHFHKWLQLWFETLDELFEGEKANKAKFAARRMATGQFMTVWNSRPKEFK; from the coding sequence ATGTCAGATGTAGAATCCAGAAGTGATATCAAGAGCTTAGTTACAAAATTCTACTCAAAAGTGAGGGAAGATGAGTTACTGGGTCCGATATTTAATAAACATATTGCTAATGACGAGTGGCCTATTCATTTAGAAAAACTGACTGATTTTTGGGAATCAAACCTTTTTAGAGTTCAGAAATTTAAAGGCAACCCAACTCTCAAACATATCAAGGTCGATCAGCATTCTAATCATTCCATCCAACAATTGCATTTTCATAAATGGCTTCAATTATGGTTTGAAACTTTAGATGAATTATTTGAAGGAGAAAAAGCCAATAAAGCTAAATTTGCTGCAAGAAGGATGGCTACTGGTCAGTTTATGACCGTTTGGAATAGTAGGCCAAAGGAATTCAAATAG
- a CDS encoding acetolactate decarboxylase has translation MSDFYFNKLMNLNILTIGLGLIILSMTACNTSHNQESGKHSDIRPEIEVVGAMKNVMWKGELDGNIYLDTIANKTGLYGLGPLSELKGELLINNGISYASKVLSDSSMTVEKNYDVSAPFFVYGNVTEWQAFDLPDEVKSISDIERFIIQHIDDYDKPFIFKLIGKVKSAKIHIQNLPEGSKVSSPKEAHVGQVNYTIEEVDAEIIGFFSKHHKGIFTHHDSFLHMHLITKDESKMGHLDAIEIVKMKLYLAKN, from the coding sequence ATGAGTGATTTTTATTTTAATAAGCTTATGAACTTAAACATATTAACAATTGGGCTTGGGCTGATCATACTCTCCATGACCGCTTGCAATACAAGTCATAATCAAGAAAGTGGTAAACACTCGGACATCAGACCTGAAATTGAAGTAGTGGGAGCCATGAAAAATGTGATGTGGAAAGGTGAATTAGATGGAAATATTTACCTAGACACTATAGCAAATAAAACAGGACTCTATGGACTTGGACCTCTAAGTGAGTTAAAAGGTGAGCTGCTAATTAATAACGGAATAAGTTATGCTTCTAAAGTACTTTCTGATTCTAGCATGACTGTAGAAAAGAACTATGATGTTTCTGCACCTTTCTTTGTATATGGCAATGTTACGGAGTGGCAAGCGTTTGATCTCCCTGATGAAGTGAAATCAATTTCGGATATTGAAAGATTTATAATCCAACATATTGACGATTACGACAAGCCTTTTATATTTAAGCTTATCGGAAAAGTGAAAAGTGCAAAAATTCATATCCAAAATCTACCAGAAGGTTCAAAAGTATCTTCTCCTAAAGAAGCACATGTGGGCCAGGTAAATTATACTATTGAAGAGGTTGATGCTGAAATAATCGGGTTTTTCTCCAAACATCATAAAGGGATATTTACTCATCATGATTCCTTTTTGCACATGCACTTAATAACAAAGGATGAAAGCAAAATGGGACACTTAGATGCTATAGAAATTGTTAAAATGAAACTCTATTTAGCTAAAAATTAA